A window of Heptranchias perlo isolate sHepPer1 chromosome 43, sHepPer1.hap1, whole genome shotgun sequence contains these coding sequences:
- the ubxn1 gene encoding UBX domain-containing protein 1 yields the protein MAEMTALDTMMEMGFSRNRAEKALALSGNQGIEKAMDWLIEHEDDPNLDDPYVAPQGDVLGTSEKTEIAAAEVNFKENSAQIQQNASLSEEEKKEQLKRLEELMKQRQLEREEREKKDEIDREKQRRKQGQELSMIRQKLQEEEMRKIAEDRRKEKMEDIRAKQRVREKIERDKAERALKFGGGGVTAATSPVQPTPAVPQSSHVPAAKREYDECRLQIRLLDGTQLTQSFKSREQLAAVRLYVQLQQQDDTENFNLMTSFPRKVFSEEDMEKPLQELGLVPSAVLFVCKK from the exons ATGGCTGAAATGACAGCCTTGGACACCATGATGGAAATGGGATTCTCCCGCAACAGGGC GGAGAAGGCTTTGGCGCTGTCTGGAAATCAAGGGATCGAGAAAGCCATGGACTG GCTGATCGAGCACGAAGACGACCCCAATCTCGATGATCCTTACGTGGCGCCACAAGGAGACGTCCTGGGAACGTCGGAGAAAACGGAAATCGCAGCTGCTGAAGTGAACTTCAAAG AGAATTCCGCCCAAATTCAACAGAATGCATCTCTatcggaggaggagaagaaagaacagCTAAAAAG GTTGGAAGAGTTGATGAAACAGCGGCAGCTGGAGCGAGAGGAGCGTGAGAAGAAAGACGAGATCGATCGGGAAAAGCAGCGGCGGAAACAAGGCCAGGAGCTGTCGATGATCCGGCAGaagctgcaggaggaggagatgaggaaGATCGCCGAGGACAGGCGAAAGGAGAAGATGGAGGATATCCGGGCCAa gcagagagttcgagaaaagattgagagagacaagGCAGAGAGAGCCCTGAAG TTTGGCGGCGGCGGAGTCACAGCTGCAACTTCCCCGGTGCAGCCAACGCCAGCAGTCCCTCAGTCCAGCCACGTGCCAGCCGCCAAAAGGGAATATGATGAATGCAGATTACAG ATCCGGTTATTAGACGGCACCCAGCTGACGCAGTCCTTTAAAAGCCGGGAGCAGCTGGCGGCTGTGAGGCTGTACGTGCAGCTACAGCAACAGGACGACACCGAGAACTTCAACCTGATGACGTCTTTCCCACGGAAAGTCTTCTCCGAGGAGGATATGGAGAAGCCCCTTCAGGAGTTAG